The Cydia splendana chromosome Z, ilCydSple1.2, whole genome shotgun sequence genome window below encodes:
- the LOC134804463 gene encoding bystin, with the protein MGKVKRLKPSKVGKNIALADQIEAVTSVKSKNRNKERNRHDVDEDFVNPELSKKILEVARRQQAELDIGESGPSIGNKVQLPTKLKDADSDDDTESDHDDLEPDTYYDNIVIDEKDEEALRRFMSDKPERTRTLADIIKDKITDKHTELQTQFSDAETLKLQNIDPRIKTMYEGVRDVLKKYRSGKLPKAFKMIPHLQNWEQILYLTEPTTWSAAAMYQATRIFASNLKEKMAQRFYNLVLLPRVRDDLQEYKRLNFHLYQALRKSLFKPGAFMKGILLPLLEAGDCTLREAIIVGSVLARNSVPVLHSSAALLKIAEMDYTGANSIFLRILFDKKYALPYRVVDSVVFHFLRFQMDHRMLPVLWHQALLTFVQRYKSDISTEQRDALLELLRKHSHPSITSEIRRELQAAQCRDIEVNENTASVSMLVE; encoded by the exons ATGGGAAAAGTGAAAAGGTTAAAGCCCTCAAAAGTGGGTAAGAACATAGCCCTCGCCGACCAAATTGAGGCAGTTACGTCTGTTAAAAGCAAGAACAGAAATAAGGAAAGAAACAGACACGATGTTGATGAAGAT TTCGTTAACCCTGAGCTTTCGAAGAAGATCTTAGAAGTAGCTAGAAGGCAGCAGGCTGAACTAGATATAGGTGAAAGTGGGCCCTCCATTGGTAATAAAGTACAGCTCCCAACAAAACTTAAAG ATGCAGACTCAGATGATGATACAGAATCAGATCATGATGATTTAGAACCAGACACATATTACGATAATATTGTTATTGATGAAAAAGATGAGGAGGCACTACGAAGGTTCATGTCAGACAAGCCAGAAAGAACTCGGACACTGGCTGATATCATCAAGGACAAGATTACAGACAAGCATACTGAACTTCAAACTCAGTTTTCTGATGCAGAGACGTTAAAACTTCAAAATATAGATCCAAG AATCAAGACTATGTATGAGGGTGTAAGAGATGTTCTCAAAAAGTATCGTTCCGGGAAGTTGCCAAAGGCTTTCAAAATGATACCACATCTTCAAAATTGGGAACAAATACTATATCTAACTGAGCCTACTACTTGGTCTGCTGCTGCCATGTATCAG GCAACTAGAATATTCGCCTCTAATCTGAAGGAGAAAATGGCGCAACGGTTTTACAATCTTGTGCTGCTGCCGCGTGTACGCGACGACTTGCAAGAGTACAAACGTCTGAACTTCCATCTTTACCAAGCTCTCCGAAAATCACTCTTTAAGCCAGGAGCATTTATGAAGGGCATTTTACTTCCCCTTCTGGAG GCTGGTGACTGCACACTGCGTGAAGCCATTATTGTGGGTTCTGTGCTAGCGAGGAATTCGGTGCCCGTTCTTCATTCCAGTGCTGCACTCTTGAAAATAGCTGAAATGGATTACACTGGTGCTAATTCTATCTTTCTGCGCATTTTGTTTGACAAGAAATATGCGCTCCCATACAGAGTCGTAGACTCAGTAGTGTTTCATTTTCTCAG GTTTCAGATGGATCATCGCATGTTGCCTGTCCTGTGGCACCAGGCTTTGCTGACATTTGTTCAACGCTATAAGTCTGATATCTCTACAGAACAGAGAGATGCCCTCCTAGAACTACTACGAAAACACTCTCATCCCAGCATTACTTCTGAA ATCCGAAGGGAACTTCAAGCAGCACAATGCAGAGATATTGAAGTTAATgagaatactgcctctgtttcaATGTTAGTAGAGTAG